GCTTTCTTGATTACTATGTATGTCGACAGAGGATTATTATTGCTTCCTACATCGCCTCCGGCCCCTGCTATATGGCAGAATGTTCCGGAATGGATGATTAAATATGACGCAATCTTCGTCTTTGTATTGCCGAGAGCCTCATTCGACTCGGATACAATCTTCTTGTCCACCTCGATGGACTGAGTAACGGAGTTTGTTCCGCCATAGATTGACGGAGCACCGAGCAGGTTGACCACATGCCCCTTCAGCGAGGTGATACCAACTCCGACGATTAAACGGTGATACTTCGCATCGATGATCTTGCCTGGTGAACTGCCGACCCTGTTACCACAATCTGCCCCCTGCTTGAGATTAACGTTATCGATAGTGACGTCTCCGCCCATCGTCAGACTGTAGGCCGTAATACCAATCGTGACGGGTCTGTTGATGTTCAGACTGCGATAAGTCCCCGTAGGCAGATTGTCCGAAGTCGCAGAAACATTCCCATTGAGCACATAAATGGTGGCGAACATACTCTTGGCATTAGACACCTGGTACGAGCTGCCGTTCCATGTGTAATGGGTGCCGGCAGTGAATTGTGCGTTACTCAGTGATCCGATCTCCCTATAGGGGTTCAGACCCTCGAACATGATAGAGGTCTTCAGGGCCCCGTCAACGACGTCGGTGACAGCGTCCTTACGTTGAACCGTGTTGTCTACGAAAAGATCTGGAACGACCCAATCGGCATACAGATTAGTGACGGTCGAGGGCACGACATCCCCCGGATACACCAGATTGGACTTGGTGGTAACTATTCCATCCTCGATTACGTCAGCGTTGACGTTGGTTGCAGAAGTGGAGTTGGTATGCCAACCTGCGAACACCTTGTTCACGACAATCTTGCTGAAATCAAGGGTAAATTCAATATTCAGATTGCCCGTGGCGGAGATATCGGTAGAACTGCACTCTCCGCTGTAGATCTTTCCCACGATATCGTATTCGCCGACCGGCTTGGAGACTTCGATAATGACGGTGTCGAACTTGTAGTAGGCTGTCGTGAAGACACCTATATCGAACCTATCCGATGAGATTCTGAAAACCTCGGTTCCAGAGTTAAGTTCCGATATGTCCTCGATACCTCCGATGGATATCTTTCCATCATTCTCGGACATGTTGTAAGAAACCGAAACGTTCCCGTTGAGACCCGCTAGATTGACTCCGACGTCCGCCGGATTGACGGTCACACGGTCACCGACCCAGTTGGAGACTGTCCCGACGGGTTCATCTACGTTTCCCTTCCAGTACGTCGGATTGTACTCTGTGGCTGCAATCCCATAGTACCTTGCCACCATTGTCACGGCTGGGTGTTGGCCCTCCCCGTTGCCCTCATCCTGGTATTTGTGGTACGTGATGGACTTCTGCCCGTTACCTGCGATGACATCATTATCGGAACCTGACGAACCTCCATGGGCAAAAATAACGAGCCCGGCGCTGAGGAGGAGCACAGCTACCAATAGGACGGATGCGTACTGCATCTTCCTCTTGTTGGATCCGGATCCGGTAGCTCTCGTCATACTCCCACCACGAAAAGGTTTGCGCGCGTAATATATTCAAGAGAAGATACTCACTATTTATAGGTTGCTCAGTACAACCCCAGTCAAAATCGTATTGTGTACAAGTATTCGGTCCAAACATTGTATTGTGTAAAATATTATGACACGTTCGGAAACAATGTGAGGAATGTGCCAGAAGGGACAAAATGTTTCAGACCGGCCGAAGCCGGCCGGATCAGCGTTTTTTCTTGCTCGCGTTGACGATGAATATGCAGGCAAGATAGGCCGCGGATGCGATCAGGAGGACCCCGAAGGATGCGAAATCGATTCCCATGCTCCTGCATCCTGCTGTTGGTATATATCCTTGCTTATTCGGTTTCCAGCAATTATTCGCCGATAAACGCAGACTGCATACGAAATTCGTAGAAATACGTGGATATTCGTAACAAAACTGGCAGTTTTCCAGCAAAAAATGGATTATTTCGTGCACAACGTTTTATAGCGAAAAAAGATGGGGGTGGCAATGGTCTACGATGTCATCATAATCGGCGCCGGTCCGGCTGGACTCACCGCAGGGATCTACGCCAGGTCAAAAATGATGAAGACTCTGATCCTCGACTCCGGAAGGGTCGGCGGTCAGCTCGTCGCGCTCTATCCCGAGAAGGGTATCCACAACTACCCCGGGTTCGAGACCATCCAGGCCAGAAAGCTTTCCGACAAGCTCTACGCCCAGGCGGAGTCGCTGGAATGCGACATCCGCGAGAACGAGCCCGTGGACACCATCGAGAACGGGGACCAGAAGCTCCTGGTCACCACCCCGAACGGCACCTATGAGGGAATGTCCGTCATCGTCGCCATCGGAATGGGGAGGTTCACCCCCAAGAGGATGGGTGCCGAGGGAGAGGACAGGCTCGAGGGCAAGGGGGTCTCCTATATCCTCCCCGTGAAGGAGGAGCTCGTAGGTAAGAAGGTCGTCCTTTTCGGCGGAGGGAATTCCGCCATCGACATGTCCCTCATCGCAGACTCCGTCACCGACACCACCATCGTGCACCGCCGCGCTGAGTTCAGGGCGGACGAGATCAGCGTCAAGAACCTCGACGAAAGCAATGTCCGCAAGATCATGAACGCCAGTGTCAAGTCCTTCAACGGAGAGGAGAAGCTGGAGAGCATCACCCTCGAGCAGGAGGGCAAGGAGCTCGTCATCCCCGCGGACCTCGCTGTCGTCAACATCGGGATCACCGCGGACCTCGGGGTCCTTAAGAAGTGGAACCTCGACCTCACCGAGAACGGCTACATCAAGACCGGGCTCGACATGAGCACCAGCAGGCCCGGCATCTTCGCATGCGGCGATGCCGTTGACTACCCCGGCAAGTACAAACAGATCATCACCGCCTGCGGTGAGGCCGCGACGGCAACCGTCGCCGCCTACAAATTCGTGAAGAAGCCTTATTGGGCCTGACTCATAAAATTAATGTCTGGCACATCTCTTTTTCTGTGAGATGTGCCTGTTTTTCTGCTGTTTCAGTCGCTGGGTTCGATTGCGCCGGACGGACACTCGTCGACGCAGGCATCGCACTCGACGCATTTTGCCTCGTCGATGACTGCGACGTCCTTGATCTCGATGGCATCGTTCGGACAGACATCCGCACAATTGCCGCACCCTACGCATTTGTCCTCAATCACTTTGGGCATGAGGGAAGAATCGGGTTCAAATTATAAAACAAATCCGCGAGGGTAAATAGGAAAAAGAAGGCATCCGGAGATGCCTAGGTTTATTGAGAATCAGTTCTCGATAGCGTCGGAGTTGCACTCGTCGACGCAGGCGCCGCAGTCGACGCACTTGGAGTCGTCGATGACTGCGACATCGTCGATGGTGATTGCTCCCTCGGGGCACACATCGGCGCATGCTCCGCAGGCAACACAGTTCTCAGCGATGATCTTAGGCATTTTGTTCCCTCAGTTCTCGATGGCGTCGGAGGAGCACTCGTCGACGCAGGCTCCGCAGTCGATGCATTTGGAGTCGTCGATGACTGCAACGTCCTCCATGGTGATTGCTCCCTCGGGGCAGGCGTCTGCGCATGCTCCGCAGGCAACACAGTTCTCAGCGATGATCTTAGGCATTGGTATACACCTATCGAACAATTATTCTTTCCAGTATTTAGGTGTTGGCTGGGTTTAGTTTTGATTAAATTCGGTCTGCCTAATTATTTTATAAGTATTTCGGTAAGAAAACTAGTTTTTTATAAGGCCTAAATGATGGAAACCACATGATTTCGGTCGACGGATACGTGTGGGTGGAGGGCGGTTTTATCCGCGGGCATGCGTATTCCGACGGGAGTTCCCTGGAGATATCCGAAGGCCCCCTGGGAGGATCCCCGGATATCAGAGGCATCATCGTCCCGTCATTTGTCGACTGCCACACGCACTGCGCGGATGCGGGGGCCCGTCCATCACAGGGGATGTCCCTCGAGGAACTGGTCGCTCCTCCAGACGGACTTAAGCACAGATATTTGAGGGAAACGCCCCGCAGCAAACTTGTGAATGACATGTGCCAGTATGGAAAGGATGCTTTCAGGAACGGCGTATCCGCCTTCATCGATTTCCGCGAAGGAGGCGTTGACGGATGCCGGATGCTGAGGGAGTCGGGGGCACAGGCCGCCGTATACGGAAGGCCGTCCTCCGCCGAAACCGACCCGAACGAGATAAGGGACATCCTGACCGTCGCCGACGGCATAGCGATATCGTCGGTATCCGACATCCCCCGCAGGACGGCTGAGATGATCGCTGACGTCTGCCGTAAGGAACGCAGACCGTTCGCCCTCCACGCAAGCGAAAGGGTCCGCGAGGACATCGATTTCATCCTGTCCCTGGAGCCCGCCTTCGTCGTCCACATGACCGAGGCGACCGCTGCTGACATGCGTGCCTGCGCCGAGAACGATGTCCCCATCGTAGCATGCCCCCGCTCCAATGCCTTCTTCGGTAAAACGCCGAATCTGGCACTTATGATGGATTCCGGTGCGGAGATCTCATTGGGCACAGACAACGCGATGCTCTGCGACCCGGACATGAGGAAGGAGGCCCTGCTGGCCTCTGGCATTCTGGGTACCGGAGGCAGAAATGCCTCCGACGTCTGGAACTGTCTCTTCGGGTGTTCGAAGAAGATATTAAATCGCTCGGGAACGTATGTTACCAAAGTAGCGGAGGGCAGGACGATGGCTGTGCTGC
This is a stretch of genomic DNA from Thermoplasmatales archaeon BRNA1. It encodes these proteins:
- a CDS encoding Thioredoxin reductase; translation: MVYDVIIIGAGPAGLTAGIYARSKMMKTLILDSGRVGGQLVALYPEKGIHNYPGFETIQARKLSDKLYAQAESLECDIRENEPVDTIENGDQKLLVTTPNGTYEGMSVIVAIGMGRFTPKRMGAEGEDRLEGKGVSYILPVKEELVGKKVVLFGGGNSAIDMSLIADSVTDTTIVHRRAEFRADEISVKNLDESNVRKIMNASVKSFNGEEKLESITLEQEGKELVIPADLAVVNIGITADLGVLKKWNLDLTENGYIKTGLDMSTSRPGIFACGDAVDYPGKYKQIITACGEAATATVAAYKFVKKPYWA
- a CDS encoding 4Fe-4S binding domain protein, with amino-acid sequence MPKVIEDKCVGCGNCADVCPNDAIEIKDVAVIDEAKCVECDACVDECPSGAIEPSD
- a CDS encoding Dissimilatory sulfite reductase (desulfoviridin), alpha and beta subunits gives rise to the protein MPKIIAENCVACGACADVCPEGAITIDDVAVIDDSKCVDCGACVDECNSDAIEN
- a CDS encoding 4Fe-4S binding domain protein; the protein is MPKIIAENCVACGACADACPEGAITMEDVAVIDDSKCIDCGACVDECSSDAIEN
- a CDS encoding Cytosine deaminase-related metal-dependent hydrolase: MISVDGYVWVEGGFIRGHAYSDGSSLEISEGPLGGSPDIRGIIVPSFVDCHTHCADAGARPSQGMSLEELVAPPDGLKHRYLRETPRSKLVNDMCQYGKDAFRNGVSAFIDFREGGVDGCRMLRESGAQAAVYGRPSSAETDPNEIRDILTVADGIAISSVSDIPRRTAEMIADVCRKERRPFALHASERVREDIDFILSLEPAFVVHMTEATAADMRACAENDVPIVACPRSNAFFGKTPNLALMMDSGAEISLGTDNAMLCDPDMRKEALLASGILGTGGRNASDVWNCLFGCSKKILNRSGTYVTKVAEGRTMAVLPFEGSDPLSALRSDASVTLFRREESP